The following are encoded together in the Vigna angularis cultivar LongXiaoDou No.4 chromosome 9, ASM1680809v1, whole genome shotgun sequence genome:
- the LOC108346488 gene encoding uncharacterized protein LOC108346488, with the protein MQGNIRTRRTVSSESLLVDPKIEKTTHRNNNDTRRRQALSRQAVPKSSSSSSFNNQNIEALDTSSVNEMVGVGPPPRRTIGDSITYTSSRNFSSIVRPTMSDKLAKMKPALLQLISSNQFSSMENEDPHAHLVTFYELCGSVSVMGEEKVLYMRLFPFSLNDKAKAWLESQPNQSLTNWEDMEHKFLARFFPPSKNTKIKAAIATFVQGVDEPFCETWERFKALLRKCLSHGFSLEMLVQTFCNGLQPHIKMIQDASFGGSVLFKTADEAIAFIKNMASTDMRSQHGRTQAHRRGVYELGAQDEILAQNKLLAQQMELLTQHMAKLPQQLQAMQAHAQPHHQVMICDFCGDNHPNGHCQVPSSSQPEEVNYMGNQARQNFFNNPFLNPSNQGWRQAQGASSSRNSYEPTQPAQHYPSQNDRTSKLEETLQMFMQQSIQNQKNTDASIKNLEVQVGQLAKQLANQQGG; encoded by the coding sequence atgcagggaaacatcCGTACAAGGAGAACTGTGTCATCAGAATCACTCCTTGTCGACCCTAAGATCGAGAAGACTACTCATAGAAACAATAATGACACAAGGAGACGACAAGCTCTAAGTCGACAAGCTGTCCCAAaatcctcatcttcatcttctttcaatAATCAAAACATAGAAGCTCTTGATACTTCTTCAGTGAACGAAATGGTTGGCGTaggaccacctccaaggagaaccataggggactcaatCACTTACACAAGCTCGAGAAACTTCTCAAGTATTGTAAGGCCCACTATGAGTGATAAGCTAGCAAAAATGAAACCTGCTCTACTCCAGCTCATCAGTTCAAATCAATTTTCTAGCATGGAAAATGAAGACCCTCATGCTCATCTGGTCACATTTTATGAATTATGTGGATCTGTGAGTGTAATGGGGGAGGAAAAAGTGTTGTATATGAGACTATTCCCATTTTCTTTGAATGACAAAGCAAAGGCTTGGCTTGAGTCACAACCTAATCAAAGTTTGACTAATTGGGAGGATATGGAACACAAATTTCTTGCTcgcttctttccaccatcaaagaacacaaaaataaagGCTGCAATTGCTACTTTCGTCCAAGGAGTAGATGAACCATTTTGTGAAACTTGGGAAAGATTCAAAGCTTTATTAAGGAAGTGTCTTAGTCATGGATTCAGCCTGGAAATGCTAGTGCAAACTTTTTGTAATGGGTTGCAGCCTCACATTAAGATGATACAAGATGCATCCTTTGGTGGTTCAGTTCTATTCAAAActgctgatgaagccattgcttttattaaaaatatggcTTCTACTGACATGCGGAGTCAACATGGGAGAACACAAGCGCACAGGAGAGGAGTTTATGAACTTGGTGCTCAAGATGAAATACTTGCACAAAACAAACTTCTTGCCCAACAAATGGAGCTCCTGACTCAACATATGGCCAAGCTACCTCAACAGTTGCAAGCAATGCAAGCTCATGCTCAACCGCATCATCAAGTAATGATATGCGATTTCTGTGGAGATAACCATCCCAACGGTCATTGTCAAGTTCCTAGTAGTTCCCAACCTGAAGAAGTCAACTATATGGGGAACCAAGCACGACAAAACTTCTTCAACAACCCTTTCCTTAATCCTTCtaatcaagggtggagacaaGCTCAAGGAGCTTCTAGTAGTAGAAATTCGTATGAACCTACTCAACCTGCTCAACATTATCCATCTCAGAATGATCGAActtcaaaactggaagaaacATTGCAAATGTTCATGCAGCAGtccatccaaaaccagaaaaatacTGATGCATCCATAAAGAATCTGGAAGTGCAAGTTGGTCAGTTAGCTAAGCAATTGGCAAACCAACAGGGTGGATAA
- the LOC108346487 gene encoding protein DETOXIFICATION 53 — MCTGAESRGNINGEPVIPKVGGDYEGNRMRTIEDGERERACYNCGTFIQGLLQRLHHLLTALNLSISASELKEELQSLAKVATPIIMTSLMMYSRSAVSMLFLGRQGKVELAGGSLALGFANITANSVLKGLTMGMDPICCQAFGAKRWSVLNQTFFRTICLLLLVAIPISILWLNMEPILQMLGQDPEVTKVAQVYMVFSIPELLAQAHLNPLRSFLRTQGLTTPVTVAASCAALLHLPINYFLATYLNLGVKGIALATGLNSINMTLGLLLYVFFSNKPLKPWQGATILSAFHGWKPLLSLALPSCISVCLEWWWYEIMLFLCGLLSNPQATVATMGILIQTLGFLYVFPFSLSIALTTRIGHSLGAGQASKAQSTAIIGFMTAFTLGITTFILLFFVRKSWGKLFTDEIQILDLVTTILPILGLCEISNWPQTVSCGILSGTARPYLGARINLCAFYLVGLPVSVFASFVYKYELVGLWSGMVAAQASCLCMMVYTLIQTDWGQQCNRAVELAQKTTDQENKNDEESGLLGSNQ; from the exons ATGTGCACTGGTGCTGAATCTCGAGGAAATATAAATGGTGAGCCTGTGATTCCAAAGGTGGGAGGAGACTATGAGGGGAATAGAATGAGAACCATAGAAGatggagaaagagagagagcTTGTTACAACTGTGGCACATTCATTCAAGGTCTTCTTCAACGTCTTCATCACCTTCTCACTGCGCTTAATCTTTCTATTTCTGCTTCTGAG TTGAAAGAAGAGTTGCAGTCTCTTGCAAAGGTTGCAACTCCTATAATAATGACTAGCCTGATGATGTACTCTCGATCTGCTGTGTCCATGTTGTTCTTGGGACGCCAAGGGAAAGTAGAGCTTGCAGGAGGCTCACTAGCACTTGGATTTGCAAACATAACTGCGAATTCAGTTCTCAAAGGCCTCACAATGGGAATGGACCCAATTTGTTGTCAAGCTTTTGGAGCAAAGAGATGGTCAGTTCTCAACCAAACCTTTTTCAGAACTATATGTCTCCTCCTACTTGTTGCCATACCCATTTCAATTTTATGGCTAAACATGGAACCAATCCTTCAAATGCTAGGTCAAGACCCTGAAGTCACAAAAGTTGCCCAAGTTTACATGGTCTTCTCTATTCCAGAGTTGCTAGCACAGGCTCATCTTAATCCATTGAGATCTTTCTTAAGAACCCAAGGCTTAACCACACCAGTCACTGTAGCTGCATCTTGTGCAGCACTCTTGCACCTTCCCATCAACTATTTCTTGGCCACATACTTGAACTTAGGGGTAAAGGGTATTGCATTAGCCACTGGTTTGAACTCTATAAACATGACTTTAGGCTTGCTGCTCTATGTTTTCTTCTCAAACAAACCACTGAAACCCTGGCAAGGAGCTACTATTCTCTCAGCCTTTCATGGGTGGAAACCACTGCTGAGTTTGGCATTGCCTAGTTGCATTTCAGTGTGCTTGGAGTGGTGGTGGTATGAGATAATGCTCTTTCTGTGTGGGTTGTTAAGCAATCCACAAGCCACTGTTGCTACCATGGGGATCCTTATTCAAACACTTGGATTCTTGTATGTGTTTCCGTTTTCCCTTAGTATAGCCTTGACAACAAGAATTGGTCACTCGTTAGGTGCAGGGCAAGCATCCAAGGCACAAAGTACAGCCATAATTGGGTTCATGACAGCATTTACTCTGGGGATCACCACCttcattttgttgttttttgtgaGGAAATCATGGGGGAAACTTTTCACTGATGAGATACAAATTCTTGATCTGGTCACGACTATACTTCCCATTCTTGGGCTGTGTGAGATTAGCAATTGGCCTCAAACAGTTTCATGTGGGATTTTGTCAGGGACTGCTAGGCCTTATTTGGGTGCTAGAATAAACTTGTGTGCCTTTTATCTGGTGGGGTTACCAGTTTCTGTTTTTGCTTCTTTCGTCTACAAGTATGAATTGGTGGGTTTGTGGTCTGGAATGGTTGCTGCACAGGCTTCTTGTCTTTGCATGATGGTTTACACATTGATTCAAACAGATTGGGGGCAGCAATGTAATCGGGCAGTGGAACTGGCTCAGAAAACAACAGATcaggaaaacaaaaatgatgaGGAAAGTGGGTTACTTGGTTCTAATCAATGA